The following are encoded together in the Nocardia sp. XZ_19_385 genome:
- the rsgA gene encoding ribosome small subunit-dependent GTPase A, with protein sequence MVVSVDRGRWGCVLGGDPERLIVAMRARELGRTPIVVGDQVDVVGDLSGKPDSLARIVRVADRRTVLRRTADDTDPFERIVVGNAEQLFIVVALADPPPRTGFVERAMVAAYAGGLRPILCLTKHDLVAESDFATAFDDLDLTIVYGGVDDPLEPVNALLDNKLTAFIGHSGVGKSTLVNRLVPDADRAVGIVSGVGKGRHTSTQSVALPLPAGGWVIDTPGVRSFGLAHITPDDVIAAFTDLAAAIQDCPRGCTHLGPPIDPECALDLLPGKERRVAAIRMLLTAIDSNDPWFRTHT encoded by the coding sequence ATGGTGGTCTCGGTGGACCGCGGCCGCTGGGGTTGCGTGCTCGGCGGCGATCCGGAACGGCTGATCGTGGCGATGCGGGCCCGCGAGCTGGGCCGCACCCCGATCGTGGTGGGCGATCAGGTGGACGTGGTCGGTGACCTGTCCGGCAAGCCCGACAGCCTGGCGCGCATCGTGCGGGTCGCCGATCGCCGAACGGTGTTGCGCCGCACCGCCGATGACACCGATCCGTTCGAGCGCATCGTGGTCGGCAACGCCGAGCAGCTGTTCATCGTGGTCGCCCTCGCCGACCCGCCGCCGCGCACCGGTTTCGTGGAGCGCGCCATGGTCGCCGCGTATGCCGGTGGGCTGCGCCCGATTCTGTGCCTGACCAAGCACGATCTGGTCGCCGAATCCGATTTCGCCACCGCCTTCGATGATCTCGACCTCACCATCGTCTACGGCGGCGTCGACGATCCGCTGGAACCGGTCAACGCCCTGCTCGACAACAAGCTGACCGCCTTCATCGGCCACTCCGGCGTCGGCAAGTCCACCTTGGTGAATCGTCTTGTCCCCGACGCGGATCGGGCCGTCGGCATCGTCTCCGGTGTCGGCAAGGGCCGCCACACCTCCACCCAATCCGTCGCCCTGCCGCTACCGGCGGGCGGCTGGGTCATCGACACCCCCGGCGTCCGTTCCTTCGGCCTGGCCCACATCACCCCCGACGATGTCATCGCCGCCTTCACCGACCTCGCCGCAGCCATCCAGGACTGCCCCCGCGGCTGCACCCACCTCGGCCCACCTATCGACCCCGAATGCGCCCTGGACCTGTTGCCCGGCAAGGAACGCCGGGTCGCCGCCATCCGCATGCTGCTGACCGCCATCGATTCCAACGACCCGTGGTTCCGCACCCACACCTAG
- a CDS encoding nuclear transport factor 2 family protein, translating to MDRAAVQAWVEEYERAWRTPGTESLDGLFAPGVGYLVSPWAEPIDGLDALAEFWEQGRDGPDEAFRMEAEVVAVEGDTAVIRVEVEYERDDPARWRDIWILCFDSVGRCTWFEEWPFAPGSH from the coding sequence GTGGACCGCGCTGCCGTGCAGGCTTGGGTCGAAGAATACGAGCGTGCCTGGCGTACGCCAGGCACGGAATCGCTCGACGGGCTATTCGCGCCCGGGGTCGGGTACCTGGTGTCTCCGTGGGCGGAGCCGATCGATGGGCTCGACGCGCTGGCCGAATTCTGGGAGCAGGGGCGCGACGGGCCCGACGAGGCGTTCCGGATGGAAGCCGAAGTTGTTGCGGTCGAGGGGGATACGGCCGTGATCCGGGTGGAGGTCGAGTACGAGCGAGATGATCCCGCGCGGTGGCGCGACATCTGGATTCTGTGCTTCGACTCCGTCGGGCGGTGCACCTGGTTCGAGGAATGGCCGTTCGCCCCAGGTTCGCATTAG
- a CDS encoding tetratricopeptide repeat protein translates to MREELTPELAETIAEAFAKRDREHMQPTIDFFEKLLAEHPGNPYVLYEVGGSYDTAGQEKKAIEYYEQALPGLSGDTKRRCLLQYGSSLRNLERYDESMQVLQQACAEFPDSESLRVFVALTLHASGRSDQAMATLLRLVVDRLDTPEIKRYEPGLRGYADDLAGGAS, encoded by the coding sequence GTGCGCGAAGAATTGACTCCGGAGCTGGCCGAGACCATCGCAGAGGCGTTCGCGAAAAGGGATCGGGAGCATATGCAGCCGACGATCGACTTCTTCGAGAAGTTGCTCGCGGAGCATCCGGGCAACCCGTATGTGCTGTACGAGGTCGGCGGCTCGTATGACACTGCGGGACAAGAGAAGAAGGCGATCGAGTACTACGAGCAGGCGCTGCCCGGGCTGAGCGGCGACACCAAGCGGCGCTGCCTGTTGCAGTACGGGAGCTCACTGCGCAATCTCGAGCGGTACGACGAGTCGATGCAGGTGCTGCAGCAGGCTTGCGCCGAGTTTCCGGATTCCGAATCGCTCCGGGTCTTCGTCGCGCTGACCTTGCATGCGTCCGGCCGCTCCGACCAAGCCATGGCCACGCTGCTGCGGCTGGTGGTCGATCGCCTCGACACCCCGGAGATCAAGCGCTATGAACCAGGGCTTCGTGGGTACGCGGACGACCTGGCCGGCGGAGCGTCCTGA
- the bluB gene encoding 5,6-dimethylbenzimidazole synthase, which translates to MTGPVSAQELYEVIRRRRDVRAEFTGEPVDEATLLRILDAAHRAPSVGNSQPWDFIVVRDPATLRTFADHVASKRVEFHDSLPPDRAATFDPIKIEGITESGTGIVVTYRHDRGGPQVLGRATVPETGVYSAVLAIQNLWLAATAEGIGVGWVSFYDPEFLTDLVDLPEHLQLVAWLCVGPVHEFQEVPDLERFGWRTGRPLAEAIHRETFGAQDAPPARSSAYPRSPGS; encoded by the coding sequence TTGACTGGACCGGTGAGTGCTCAGGAGTTGTACGAGGTCATCCGGCGGCGGCGCGACGTGCGCGCCGAGTTCACCGGCGAACCGGTGGACGAGGCCACCCTGCTGCGGATTCTCGATGCCGCCCACCGCGCGCCCAGCGTCGGGAACTCGCAGCCGTGGGACTTCATCGTGGTGCGGGACCCGGCGACCCTGCGCACGTTCGCCGACCACGTCGCGAGCAAGCGCGTCGAGTTCCACGACTCCCTCCCGCCGGACCGCGCCGCCACCTTCGACCCCATCAAGATCGAGGGCATCACCGAGTCCGGCACCGGCATCGTCGTCACCTACCGGCACGACCGCGGCGGCCCACAGGTCCTCGGCCGCGCCACGGTCCCCGAAACCGGCGTCTACTCAGCGGTTCTCGCCATCCAGAACCTCTGGCTCGCGGCGACCGCCGAAGGAATCGGCGTCGGCTGGGTCTCCTTCTACGACCCGGAGTTCCTCACCGACCTCGTCGACCTGCCCGAGCACCTCCAGCTCGTCGCCTGGCTCTGCGTCGGCCCGGTCCACGAATTCCAGGAAGTCCCCGACCTGGAACGCTTCGGCTGGCGCACCGGCCGCCCGCTAGCGGAGGCGATCCATCGAGAAACCTTCGGCGCTCAGGACGCTCCGCCGGCCAGGTCGTCCGCGTACCCACGAAGCCCTGGTTCATAG
- a CDS encoding peptidase S1, with the protein MAGFRRCALVLALGGVAVFSGPGQLATATPRPLPLGGGMGVALPHGVPMAEARRFHACTLTAVGYDAMDNLIGITNAHCVYDDDGHQWPGDEVLAHSAVAVAAGQREAIGRVAHISGGNPIIPGPNGIGLDYAVIVFDRDKVVAAPTIAGVPIRRIAPPPPPGAHVCKQGITTGLTCGVMLRTSGPYIVNTIAEGAGDSGSPVVAGDALIATQWVTGAGTAMTAILADLDRRGGPGAGFRLATA; encoded by the coding sequence ATGGCCGGTTTCCGGAGATGTGCCCTGGTGCTGGCGCTGGGTGGCGTGGCCGTGTTCTCGGGGCCCGGACAGCTCGCGACTGCCACGCCGCGCCCGCTACCGCTCGGCGGGGGTATGGGTGTCGCGTTGCCGCACGGGGTGCCGATGGCCGAGGCGCGGCGGTTCCACGCCTGCACACTCACCGCCGTCGGCTACGACGCGATGGACAACCTCATCGGAATCACCAACGCCCACTGCGTTTATGACGATGACGGCCACCAGTGGCCCGGTGACGAGGTGCTGGCGCACTCGGCGGTCGCGGTCGCGGCCGGGCAGCGGGAGGCGATCGGGCGGGTGGCACACATCAGCGGCGGCAATCCGATCATCCCGGGCCCCAACGGTATCGGGCTGGACTACGCGGTCATCGTCTTCGATCGAGACAAGGTCGTCGCGGCGCCGACGATCGCGGGTGTTCCGATCCGGCGTATCGCCCCGCCCCCGCCGCCGGGTGCGCACGTGTGCAAACAGGGCATCACCACCGGCCTCACCTGCGGAGTCATGCTCCGCACCAGCGGCCCCTACATCGTGAACACCATCGCCGAAGGCGCGGGCGACTCCGGTTCGCCCGTCGTCGCGGGTGATGCCCTGATCGCCACCCAGTGGGTGACCGGTGCGGGCACCGCGATGACCGCCATCCTCGCCGACCTCGATCGCCGGGGCGGCCCGGGCGCCGGTTTCCGCCTTGCCACTGCTTGA
- a CDS encoding acyl-CoA desaturase, with the protein MAISDVKEYAHLTPEDVEAIGAELDAIRREVESARGESDARYIRNVIRLQRALEISGRGVLFFSLFPPAWVAGAALLGTAKIIENMEIGHNVMHGQWDWMNDPEIHSTNWEWDNAGPSEHWKITHNFLHHKYTNVLGMDDDIGYGLLRVTRDQRWSPFYLGQPVYNLLLQMFFEYGVAIQHLELGKVAKKKWAPGSPERIQFEEDRKLVLKKIGKQAAKDYLIFPLLTGPAFFGTLTANLAANVMRNVWTNAVIFCGHFPDGAEKFTKGDVLTETQGEWYLRQMLGSANISGGKVLHFMTGNLSHQIEHHLFPDLPSNHLAGIAVRVRAMCEKYDLPYTTGSLPVQYFKSWRTIMKLSLPNKYLRRGTDDAPETKSEKAFGGSALIDPATGKRVGLRTALKEGRRRITRREPVSVG; encoded by the coding sequence ATGGCGATCTCGGATGTCAAGGAATACGCACACCTCACCCCGGAGGATGTCGAAGCAATCGGGGCCGAACTCGATGCCATCCGCCGTGAGGTCGAGTCCGCACGTGGTGAAAGCGATGCCCGCTACATTCGCAACGTGATCCGGCTCCAGCGTGCTCTGGAAATCAGCGGCCGCGGTGTCCTGTTCTTCAGTCTGTTCCCGCCGGCCTGGGTCGCGGGCGCCGCGCTGCTCGGCACGGCCAAGATCATCGAGAACATGGAGATCGGCCACAACGTCATGCACGGCCAGTGGGACTGGATGAACGATCCGGAAATCCACTCCACCAACTGGGAATGGGACAACGCGGGCCCGTCCGAGCACTGGAAGATCACCCACAACTTCCTGCACCACAAGTACACCAACGTGCTCGGCATGGACGACGACATCGGCTACGGCCTGCTGCGCGTCACCCGCGATCAGCGCTGGTCCCCGTTCTACCTGGGCCAGCCGGTGTACAACCTGCTGCTGCAGATGTTCTTCGAATACGGCGTCGCCATCCAGCATCTGGAGCTCGGCAAGGTCGCCAAGAAGAAGTGGGCGCCCGGCAGCCCGGAGCGGATCCAGTTCGAGGAAGACCGCAAGCTGGTGCTGAAGAAGATCGGCAAGCAGGCCGCCAAGGACTACCTGATCTTCCCGCTGCTCACCGGTCCCGCGTTCTTCGGCACGCTGACCGCGAACCTGGCCGCCAACGTGATGCGCAACGTCTGGACCAACGCCGTCATCTTCTGCGGCCACTTCCCCGACGGCGCGGAGAAGTTCACCAAGGGCGATGTGCTGACCGAGACCCAGGGCGAGTGGTACCTGCGCCAGATGCTGGGCAGCGCCAACATCTCCGGCGGCAAGGTCCTGCACTTCATGACCGGCAACCTCAGCCACCAGATCGAACACCACCTCTTCCCCGACCTGCCGTCCAACCATCTGGCCGGCATCGCGGTGCGGGTGCGGGCCATGTGCGAGAAGTACGACCTGCCCTACACCACCGGTTCGCTGCCGGTGCAGTACTTCAAGTCGTGGCGCACCATCATGAAGCTGTCGCTGCCCAACAAGTACCTGCGCCGCGGCACCGACGATGCCCCGGAGACCAAGTCGGAGAAGGCCTTCGGCGGCTCCGCGCTGATCGACCCGGCCACCGGTAAGCGCGTCGGCCTACGCACGGCGCTGAAGGAAGGCCGCAGACGGATCACCCGCCGCGAGCCGGTTTCGGTCGGCTAG
- a CDS encoding fatty acid desaturase encodes MAITDIKAFAHLTEADIEMLGQELDAIRRSVELSRGERDAKYIRRTIAAQRGLEVAGRAILFGSRNRWAWLTGTALLSVAKIVENMELGHNISHGQWDWMNDPEIHSTNWEWDQTGPSSQWRRAHNYSHHTYTNVLGKDEDLGFGILRMTRDEPWRRVHLVQPVANLILAATFEWGIALHDWDAEKELSGHPKKWNSEPNKEFARKAARQVAKDFVFYPALTGPAWKSTLKANATANLARNLWAYAVIFCGHFPDGAEKFTVEQLDGETSGEWYLRQMLGSANFKAGPAMAFMSGNLCYQIEHHLFPDLPSNRYAEVAVKVRELCDKYDLPYTTGSLGKQYLLAFRTIHKLALPDKFLKRTADDAPETSSERKFAGITLPSLPTAAQMQETWHDTHIIPVDPATGQRYGLRSAMQEARVVLKAKAKHEKEVLREARRALKEKARQEKQMLREAGVALQERARHEQETLRHKPFWAKATRRFG; translated from the coding sequence GTGGCAATCACCGACATCAAGGCATTCGCGCACCTCACCGAAGCCGATATCGAGATGCTGGGCCAAGAGCTCGATGCGATTCGACGTTCCGTCGAGCTGTCGCGCGGCGAACGTGACGCGAAGTACATCCGCCGCACCATCGCCGCGCAGCGCGGCCTGGAAGTGGCCGGACGCGCAATCCTTTTCGGCAGTCGCAATCGGTGGGCCTGGCTCACCGGTACCGCGCTGCTGTCGGTCGCCAAGATCGTCGAGAACATGGAGCTCGGGCACAACATCAGCCACGGGCAGTGGGACTGGATGAACGATCCGGAGATCCACTCCACCAACTGGGAGTGGGATCAGACGGGTCCGTCGTCGCAGTGGCGGCGCGCGCACAACTACTCCCATCACACCTACACCAACGTGCTCGGCAAGGACGAGGACCTCGGCTTCGGCATCCTGCGGATGACTCGTGACGAGCCTTGGCGCCGCGTGCATCTGGTGCAGCCTGTCGCCAACCTGATCCTGGCCGCCACCTTCGAGTGGGGCATCGCGCTGCACGACTGGGATGCCGAGAAGGAACTCTCCGGTCACCCCAAGAAGTGGAACTCCGAGCCGAACAAGGAGTTCGCGCGCAAAGCGGCCCGCCAGGTCGCCAAGGACTTCGTGTTCTATCCGGCGCTCACCGGGCCGGCGTGGAAGTCGACGCTGAAGGCCAACGCCACCGCCAACCTGGCCCGCAACCTGTGGGCCTACGCGGTGATCTTCTGCGGCCATTTCCCCGACGGCGCCGAGAAGTTCACCGTCGAGCAGCTCGATGGTGAGACCAGCGGCGAGTGGTACCTGCGCCAGATGCTGGGCAGCGCCAACTTCAAGGCCGGGCCCGCGATGGCGTTCATGAGCGGCAACCTGTGCTACCAGATCGAGCATCACCTGTTCCCGGATCTGCCGAGCAACCGGTACGCCGAGGTCGCGGTCAAGGTTCGTGAACTGTGCGACAAGTACGACCTGCCCTACACCACCGGCTCGCTGGGCAAGCAGTACCTGCTCGCGTTCCGCACCATCCACAAGCTCGCGCTGCCGGACAAGTTCCTCAAGCGCACCGCCGACGATGCCCCGGAAACGTCCTCGGAGCGCAAGTTCGCGGGCATCACCCTGCCTTCGCTACCTACCGCGGCGCAGATGCAGGAGACGTGGCACGACACCCACATCATCCCCGTCGATCCCGCGACCGGGCAGCGCTACGGCCTGCGCTCGGCGATGCAGGAGGCGAGGGTCGTGCTGAAGGCGAAAGCCAAGCACGAGAAGGAAGTTCTGCGTGAGGCCCGGCGCGCGCTGAAGGAGAAAGCGCGCCAGGAGAAGCAGATGCTGCGCGAAGCCGGTGTGGCACTGCAGGAGCGGGCCCGCCACGAGCAGGAAACGTTGCGGCACAAGCCGTTCTGGGCTAAGGCGACACGCCGATTCGGGTAA
- a CDS encoding ferredoxin reductase, whose amino-acid sequence MVFKNVREWLEAPAASVAERGGRLNVLRGAVARVTTPLLPDDYLHLANPLWSARELRGRVVEVRKETADSATLVIKPGWGFDFKYQPGQYIGIGILVEGRWHWRSYSLTCPPNWSEPGHGGKRVISIAVKAMPEGFLSSHLVNGVKPGAVIRLQAPQGRFVMSFPPPDKVLFLTAGSGITPVMAMLRGMDRRERVTDVVHLHSARTAEDVMFGNELRALHDRHPSFSTHLHLTGENGKFKLTDLDERFPDWRDRETWACGPAAMLDEIEKHWREAGLSDKLHVERFEAERSAIGEGGTVTFAKSDRSVEVDGATSLLEAGESAGVQMPFGCRMGICQTCVLTLSSGHARDLRNGDEKREGDKVQTCISAAAGDCTLEI is encoded by the coding sequence ATGGTCTTCAAGAATGTGCGCGAGTGGCTGGAAGCACCGGCCGCGAGTGTCGCCGAGCGTGGCGGCCGGCTGAACGTGTTGCGCGGCGCTGTCGCCCGGGTGACCACACCGCTGCTGCCCGACGACTACCTGCACCTGGCCAACCCGCTGTGGTCGGCACGTGAGTTGCGCGGCCGAGTTGTCGAGGTGCGCAAGGAAACCGCGGATTCGGCGACTTTGGTGATCAAGCCGGGCTGGGGTTTCGATTTCAAATATCAGCCGGGCCAGTACATCGGCATCGGCATTCTGGTCGAGGGCCGCTGGCACTGGCGCTCCTACTCGCTGACCTGCCCGCCGAACTGGTCCGAGCCGGGCCACGGCGGCAAGCGCGTCATCTCCATCGCGGTCAAGGCGATGCCGGAGGGCTTCCTGTCCAGCCATCTGGTCAACGGCGTCAAGCCCGGCGCTGTCATCCGCTTGCAGGCGCCGCAGGGCCGGTTCGTGATGTCGTTCCCGCCGCCCGACAAGGTGCTGTTCCTCACCGCGGGCAGCGGTATCACCCCGGTGATGGCGATGCTGCGCGGGATGGACCGGCGTGAGCGCGTCACCGATGTGGTGCACCTGCACTCCGCGCGCACCGCCGAGGACGTGATGTTCGGCAACGAGCTGCGCGCGCTGCACGACCGGCACCCGAGCTTCAGCACGCATCTGCATCTCACCGGCGAGAACGGCAAGTTCAAGCTGACCGATCTGGACGAGCGTTTCCCGGATTGGCGCGACCGCGAGACCTGGGCCTGTGGTCCGGCGGCGATGCTCGACGAGATCGAGAAGCACTGGCGCGAGGCGGGCCTGTCGGACAAGTTGCACGTGGAGCGGTTCGAGGCGGAACGCTCCGCGATCGGCGAGGGTGGCACCGTCACCTTCGCCAAGTCCGACCGCAGCGTCGAGGTGGACGGGGCGACCAGTCTGCTCGAAGCGGGCGAGTCGGCCGGGGTTCAGATGCCGTTCGGCTGCCGGATGGGTATCTGCCAAACCTGTGTGCTGACATTGAGTTCCGGCCATGCCCGTGATTTGCGCAACGGTGACGAGAAGCGCGAAGGCGACAAGGTGCAGACCTGCATCTCCGCCGCCGCCGGTGACTGCACGCTCGAAATCTGA
- a CDS encoding DUF6912 family protein, which translates to MRVYIPATVPMLRTLVAEREIFPLGATAFAVTPTLREAYASGDDDELAEVAMMEAARASLRLLAGERDDADDSGSPAESEPSRPIYRRAVIAADVIGAKHRPDLDDAVVKLAGPLTYNQIASVHVDLADAEPQVAKAVDVIDAADLGDTDAEFVLGDAEDHQLAWYAAQELPFLLDLL; encoded by the coding sequence ATGCGCGTCTACATTCCGGCCACGGTGCCGATGCTGCGCACGCTGGTCGCCGAGCGCGAGATCTTCCCGCTCGGCGCGACGGCGTTCGCGGTCACCCCGACCTTGCGTGAGGCCTATGCCTCCGGGGACGACGACGAACTGGCCGAGGTGGCGATGATGGAGGCCGCGCGCGCTTCGCTGCGGCTGCTGGCCGGTGAACGCGACGACGCGGATGACTCGGGCAGCCCCGCGGAGAGCGAGCCGAGCCGCCCGATCTACCGGCGCGCGGTGATCGCCGCCGACGTGATCGGCGCCAAGCACCGTCCCGATCTGGACGACGCCGTGGTGAAGCTGGCAGGCCCGTTGACCTACAACCAGATCGCGTCCGTGCACGTCGACCTGGCCGACGCCGAACCGCAGGTGGCCAAGGCCGTGGACGTCATCGACGCCGCCGACCTGGGCGATACCGACGCCGAGTTCGTGCTCGGTGACGCCGAGGATCACCAGCTCGCCTGGTACGCGGCGCAGGAACTGCCGTTCTTGCTCGACCTGCTCTGA
- a CDS encoding wax ester/triacylglycerol synthase family O-acyltransferase has product MITRLTPQDASFFRLESSSNPIHIGALAIVRNTDQHPGVGYDRLVDLVESRLALVPRYRRKVREIPFALGRPVWVEDSGFDITYHIRRSALPHPGTDEQLHDLVARLASRPLDQTRPLWEMYLIEGLSGGRSAIFTKTHSALVDGDSALEIGHVILDVSQAPRGLADDAWVAPREPRDSELLLGALAHLAAQPRDVLEVARDASADAFATVAAAGKALDSVISAVRAATTGAPDSPLNTKTSRNRRFDVVRSDLEDYRTIRKRFDCSINDAILAVVTGALRNWLLSRGESLTESSAVRAVVPMSVYVDGADELKPASEVSSFLIDLPVGEPNPVMRLSHIAHATEANGKHRRGVRARTLVHLAGFAPASLHAMSVRAASTFAEHTFNLVITNAPGPQTPMFIGGARMLEMYPVSPLLRNQASSIGITSYDGHVFYGLNADRDAMADIGVLAAAVHESMEEMLGACV; this is encoded by the coding sequence GTGATCACAAGGTTGACGCCGCAGGACGCGTCTTTCTTCCGGCTGGAGTCCAGTAGCAATCCGATCCACATCGGCGCGCTCGCGATCGTTCGCAACACCGATCAGCACCCGGGGGTCGGATACGACCGCCTGGTCGACCTGGTCGAGAGCCGATTGGCGCTGGTGCCGCGCTATCGCCGCAAGGTGCGCGAGATCCCGTTCGCCCTGGGCCGCCCGGTGTGGGTGGAGGACAGCGGCTTCGACATCACCTATCACATTCGCAGGTCGGCGCTGCCGCATCCGGGCACCGACGAACAGCTGCACGACCTGGTGGCGCGGCTGGCCTCGCGCCCGCTGGATCAGACCCGCCCGCTGTGGGAGATGTATCTGATCGAGGGCTTGTCCGGCGGCCGGTCCGCGATCTTCACCAAGACCCATTCGGCCCTGGTCGACGGGGACAGCGCGCTGGAGATCGGGCACGTCATCCTGGATGTGAGCCAGGCGCCGCGCGGTCTGGCCGACGATGCCTGGGTCGCGCCGCGCGAACCCCGCGACAGCGAACTGCTGCTCGGCGCGCTGGCGCACCTGGCCGCGCAGCCGCGCGATGTGCTCGAGGTCGCTCGCGATGCCAGCGCGGACGCGTTCGCCACGGTCGCCGCCGCGGGCAAGGCGCTGGACTCGGTGATCTCGGCGGTGCGCGCGGCCACCACCGGCGCACCCGACAGCCCGCTCAACACCAAGACCTCCCGCAACCGCCGCTTCGATGTGGTGCGCAGCGATCTGGAGGACTACCGCACCATCCGCAAACGCTTCGACTGCTCGATCAACGACGCCATCCTCGCGGTCGTCACGGGGGCCTTACGGAATTGGCTGCTTTCGCGCGGCGAATCGCTCACCGAGTCCTCGGCGGTGCGCGCGGTGGTCCCGATGTCGGTGTACGTCGACGGGGCCGACGAGCTGAAACCGGCGAGCGAGGTGTCCTCGTTTCTCATCGATCTGCCGGTCGGCGAACCCAATCCGGTGATGCGGCTGTCGCACATCGCGCATGCCACCGAGGCCAACGGCAAGCATCGGCGCGGGGTGCGGGCGCGCACCCTGGTGCACCTGGCCGGATTCGCACCGGCGAGCCTTCATGCCATGAGTGTGCGCGCGGCGAGTACTTTCGCAGAGCACACGTTCAATTTGGTGATCACCAACGCGCCGGGTCCGCAAACGCCGATGTTCATCGGCGGCGCGCGGATGCTGGAGATGTATCCGGTGTCGCCGCTGCTGCGCAATCAGGCCTCGAGTATCGGGATCACGTCCTACGACGGACATGTGTTCTACGGGCTCAACGCCGATCGCGACGCGATGGCCGACATCGGCGTACTGGCCGCCGCGGTCCACGAATCCATGGAGGAGATGCTCGGTGCCTGTGTCTGA